The following proteins come from a genomic window of Luteitalea sp.:
- a CDS encoding septum formation inhibitor Maf: MRLVLASGSPRRAALLNAAGIPFVVRAANVDERWFDGEAPEAHVRRLADAKARAVCVSEAIGGNLVLAADTVVVLDQVILGKPRDEVEAVAMLNRLSGRQHEVLTGVAVVGPDHREVTVETTRVWIAPLESADITWYVASGEPRDKAGAYAIQGLASRFVTRIDGSYTNVVGLPVAPVVQMLRRARFPLLGGA, encoded by the coding sequence ATGCGACTCGTCCTGGCTTCTGGATCGCCGCGCCGCGCCGCCCTGCTCAACGCAGCCGGCATTCCCTTCGTCGTGCGCGCCGCGAACGTCGACGAACGATGGTTCGACGGCGAGGCCCCCGAGGCGCACGTCAGACGGCTCGCCGACGCGAAAGCCCGGGCGGTGTGCGTATCTGAAGCGATCGGTGGCAACCTGGTGCTTGCCGCCGACACGGTCGTCGTTCTGGACCAGGTGATTCTCGGCAAGCCGCGTGATGAGGTAGAAGCGGTGGCCATGCTCAACCGTCTCTCCGGCCGTCAGCACGAGGTCTTGACCGGCGTCGCTGTGGTAGGGCCGGACCACAGGGAGGTGACCGTCGAGACGACGCGGGTCTGGATTGCGCCGCTCGAGTCTGCGGACATCACGTGGTACGTGGCGAGCGGCGAGCCGCGGGACAAGGCGGGCGCTTACGCGATCCAAGGGCTGGCCTCGCGCTTCGTGACTCGGATCGACGGCTCCTATACGAACGTGGTCGGCCTGCCGGTCGCCCCGGTCGTGCAGATGCTCAGGCGTGCCCGGTTCCCGCTGCTCGGTGGAGCGTAG
- a CDS encoding DUF721 domain-containing protein translates to MGAFQPLGGILPTVLRSVLARQPMSSGKLAFAWRAAVGTAIERATRLERRSDGVLLVEPASPQWRRELEAQHDLIEARLRSWLGDDFAGLVIMSEGTPVDRKR, encoded by the coding sequence GTGGGAGCCTTCCAGCCACTCGGTGGGATTCTACCCACGGTCCTTCGGAGCGTGCTCGCGCGACAGCCGATGTCATCGGGCAAGCTGGCATTTGCATGGCGAGCTGCCGTCGGCACGGCAATCGAGCGCGCCACGCGCCTCGAGCGGCGATCGGACGGCGTCCTGCTCGTCGAACCGGCCAGCCCGCAATGGCGGCGCGAGCTCGAAGCACAGCACGACTTGATCGAAGCGCGCTTGCGCAGCTGGCTGGGCGACGACTTCGCCGGCCTCGTCATCATGTCGGAGGGAACGCCCGTCGATAGGAAGCGGTGA